The Comamonas endophytica sequence ATTTCGACGACGCGAACGCCCGACAGCGCACCCGTGTCCGACGCCGGCATGTGTTCTTGAGTTTCTTGCATGCTTTCCTTTGATTCGACGGCCTGACTGTGGCCGCGCGAAGCCGGTCATGATGCAAAGAAGTCGCATGGGCACAAAACGCTGATTTGCGTTGCTGTCAACGCATTTCAGCATGGCAGATGCCTATATCGGTAGATACCCTTGGATAAACCGCAGAAATGCGATGAGCATTGCCGTTTGGGCAAAGCAAAATGCTGCGATGCGCCTCGATCCCATTTCCCTGCGTCTTTTCATCGCCGTCATGGAGGAACAGGCCATCGCACGCGCTGCGTTGCGGGAACACATTGCAACTTCCGCCGCAAGCCGCCGGCTGGCAGAACTGGAGCTTCAGTTGAACGTGCAGCTGTTCGAGCGCAGCAACCGCGGCATCACGCCCACGCCCGCCGCCTATACCTTGCTTGGCCTGGCGCGCAACGTACTCGGAGAGATCGATGGCATCGCCCGGCAGATGCGCGAATATGGCAGCGGCATGCGCGGCCATGTGCGCATGGTGGCCAATATCTCGGCCATCACGCAATTCCTGCCCGTGCAGCTGCAGGGTTTCATGGCAAAACACCCCGAAGTCCAGGTCCACCTGCAGGAAAAGATCAGCACCGAGATCGCGCTGGCCGTGGCCCAGAACACAGCCGATTTCGGCATCCTCAATGCAGGCCGGTACGGTGGCGACCTGTCCTATCTGCCGTATAGGCGCGACGAGCTGATTCTGATTGCCCCGCATGGCCATCCGCTCACGCTGCTGGAGCAGGTGAGCATGCGGCAGGCACTCGAATACGACTTCGTGGGCGCACATGCAGGCAGCGTCATCAACGCCACGCTGACGCGCAGCGCCGCGCAGCTGGACATGCCGCTGCGCCTGCGCATCCAGGTCACAAGCTATGACGCACTATGCCTGATGGTGGCAGCCGGTCTGGGCGTGGGCATCTTGCCACGCCAGAGCGCAGCGCTGTATGCCGGCACGCTTGGTATCACGGCGGTACGTCTGGACGAACCCTGGGCGCAGCGCCAGTTGGTGCTGTGCCTGCGTTCCCTGGAGGCGCTGCCGCCTGTCGCAAGGGCACTGGTGGAGCATTTGATTGCTCCGCCCGACCCGGTTGGTGCTTCGGAAGCGCCAGGACCGTTGCAGTGACGGCACTTGCGCGACGGTGTACGCGCCCGACGGGTAGCCAGCGTCGTCGATATTCCATTTAGGCGCACGAATTCCAACGTCTGTTATTAATCGAGCTTGTAAGTAATTACGCACTGCGATTGAGTCGCCTGCCGCTTTGGCCATGCAACAGCTTGAGCGGCGCCATGCTGCTCGTGATGATTTGACGAAAGCCCCGTATCCGACCCGCAGTTCCAGGCACCCATTGGAGTCCATGCGCTGAGGCAAAATTCGTTTCATCGCATAATCACACCCTGGCATCCGGCCCCACTTGCCCTCGAGTGAAATCGGAATTCACATTTTTGACGCCACTCCTGCTTTTGCATTCTGTCGCAAGGCTGGTGCGTAATCGAGGGACACCGGCTTCACAGGACCGAATGCCATGTCTTCTCAAGCGCCTTGGGCCGCGCCATTGCCAGCGAAAAATTCGGCTGGTCATTCCGAAGCATTACGAGTGCTCAAGAGTCGTTTGCAGTTGCGCTTCCCGGACGCGAAGTCCGCCCATCTCACGGAAGCCATTGCCGCCGGTCTGGGCTTTGCCACCCACGCAGCGCTGCGCAGCCGGATGGGCAATGGCTCCTTGCCCGTGATGGAGCTGCCGCCTTTCAACGTGGTGGATTTTCTCGAACGATTGACGGCGCTGGGCTACGACCCGCGCAGCAGCTTTCTTCGCCCCGTGGCTGCAGACCTGGTGCAGCCGGTGCCTTCCTTTGTCGACCTGCAGGCGTCGCTGCGGGTGTGGGCCGCAACCCTCAAGAGCGTGAAATCTGACCAGATCGACTGGGGGCGCTATCTCCATCAGCAATGTGCCAGCGTGTTCGCCGATACCCATGACCTGGGGGCTCCAGAGCAAAGCTCGATGGGCAATGCCGCGCATCGATGGTATGCAGGTGCCGACCACAGTGCCTGCCTGCCGGGCTGGGGT is a genomic window containing:
- a CDS encoding LysR family transcriptional regulator; protein product: MRLDPISLRLFIAVMEEQAIARAALREHIATSAASRRLAELELQLNVQLFERSNRGITPTPAAYTLLGLARNVLGEIDGIARQMREYGSGMRGHVRMVANISAITQFLPVQLQGFMAKHPEVQVHLQEKISTEIALAVAQNTADFGILNAGRYGGDLSYLPYRRDELILIAPHGHPLTLLEQVSMRQALEYDFVGAHAGSVINATLTRSAAQLDMPLRLRIQVTSYDALCLMVAAGLGVGILPRQSAALYAGTLGITAVRLDEPWAQRQLVLCLRSLEALPPVARALVEHLIAPPDPVGASEAPGPLQ